A region from the Salmo trutta chromosome 40, fSalTru1.1, whole genome shotgun sequence genome encodes:
- the LOC115180003 gene encoding PR domain zinc finger protein 4, with the protein MNDMNLSPVGMDQLSVPAVSSSHLGIPTSPTHNPITTPGMSVAIPSLGSSLGSLPSALSLMLPMGPLGDRGVMCGLPERNYSLPPPPYPHLESSYFRHILPGILSYLADRPPPQYIHPSSLNMDGTLSVSSQNPSGLDPYSGPGGPLEQGLVSLDSRQVSGQGDLHQGGGHEVQLDSTGLNMESRVSSPMSPDRMGEDLANMEGVVGAENQQQLGGRGQNHEGLGRVESSGGVMPLHGPGLELPVGMEPEHLGGRVGNSGGGGLGESLHSSGELNSGVVSVVLTQSQLEPVSLHGHSGMGLEPVNVSPITAEVSMGPENSLLLVNSTLQLEDSTSNKENMVTAFTIWCTLCERSYPSDCPEHGPVTFIPDTPIQSRARLSLPRPLCLRISVADEPLGVFARDIIPPRTCFGPMVGQHCSNVDLQDWPDKDTPQIWKMFHNNLLEFCIVTTDENECNWMMFVRKARTREEQNLVAYPDNGKLFFCTSTEILPDQELLFYYTRDYCRQMGVPQVPEGQVCQCGKECQSFAELKSHLSSHNNHGHSHSPSQDHNPSQDHHPSQDHHQEGKLPSGTSISSPWACHSHNSSLSNSTNNSGSNTHRHSLERKYKCSMCSRAFTTSTKLNVHFMGHVGMKPHKCEYCSKAFSDPSNLRMHLKIHTGQKNYRCNVCEKSFTQKAHMASHMVIHTGAKNFKCDLCDRMFIRKQDLKQHMFTHTQERQIHCPKCDKHFLRTNHLKKHMNSHEGRRDYICEKCEKGFLTKYHLTRHLKICKGPKTDRGAQEEEGEEEDDEDDDDDDDDEEEGEEVERLIDPDSREDCGLEGYDSEKPLSPHN; encoded by the exons ATGAATGACATGAACCTCAGCCCTGTTGGGATGGACCAGTTAAGTGTGCCTGCTGTGAGTTCCAGTCATCTGGGCATACCCACCTCCCCAACACACAACCCCATCACTACACCAG GCATGTCTGTGGCTATACCCAGCCTGGGGTCCTCTCTTGGGTCTCTGCCCTCTGCTCTGTCGCTCATGCTGCCAATGGGTCCTCTTGGTGACAGAGGGGTCATGTGTGGCCTTCCAGAGAGGAACTACTCATTACCTCCTCCCCCTTACCCACACCTGGAGAGTAGCTACTTCAGACACATACTGCCAG GTATCCTGTCTTACCTGGCAGACCGGCCTCCCCCTCAGTACATTCACCCCAGCAGTCTGAACATGGACGGGACTCTCTCTGTGTCCAGCCAGAACCCCTCAGGGCTGGACCCTTACAGTGGCCCTGGAGGGCCTCTGGAACAGGGCCTGGTGTCCCTGGACTCCCGTCAGGTCAGTGGCCAGGGAGACCTCCACCAGGGTGGGGGCCACGAGGTGCAGCTGGACTCCACAGGGCTGAACATGGAGTCCCGGGTCAGCAGCCCCATGTCCCCAGACAGGATGGGAGAGGACCTGGCCAACATGGAGGGGGTGGTGGGGGCTGAGAACCAGCAGCAGTTGGGAGGGAGAGGCCAGAACCACGAGGGCCTGGGAAGAGTTGAGTCCTCTGGGGGCGTGATGCCCCTGCACGGGCCTGGCCTGGAGCTTCCTGTGGGGATGGAGCCAGAGCACCTAGGGGGCCGGGTGGGGAACTCAGGAGGAGGCGGTCTGGGGGAGTCTTTACACAGCTCAGGGGAGCTGAACTCTGGGGTGGTGAGTGTGGTGCTCACCCAGTCCCAGCTGGAGCCTGTGTCCCTCCATGGTCATTCGGGCATGGGCCTAGAGCCGGTGAACGTGTCCCCCATCACGGCAGAGGTGTCCATGGGGCCAGAGAACAGCCTGTTGCTGGTCAACTCCACCCTGCAGCTGGAGGACTCCACCTCCAACAAGGAGAACATGGTCACTGCCTTCACCATCT ggtGTACGCTGTGTGAGCGCTCGTATCCCTCCGACTGCCCGGAGCACGGCCCGGTCACCTTTATCCCTGACACGCCCATCCAGAGCAGAGCCCGTCTGTCTCTGCCTCGCCCGCTCTGCCTCCGCATCTCTGTAGCTGATGAGCCTTTAG gAGTGTTTGCCCGGGACATCATACCTCCCAGGACCTGCTTTGGGCCCATGGTGGGTCAGCACTGTAGCAACGTAGACCTGCAAGACTGGCCAGACAAAGACACCCCTCAGATATGGAAG ATGTTCCACAACAACCTGCTGGAGTTCTGTATCGTGACCACAGATGAGAATGAATGCAACTGGATGATGTTTGTCCGCAAAGCAAG GACCAGAGAGGAGCAGAACCTGGTGGCCTACCCCGACAACGGGAAGCTGTTCTTCTGCACGTCCACTGAGATCCTCCCAGACCAGGAGCTGCTCTTCTACTACACCAGGGATTACTGCAGGCAGATGGGGGTCCCTCAGGTCCCAGAGGGCCAGGTGTGCCAGTGTGGTAAAGAGTGCCAGTCCTTCGCCGAGCTCAAGTCCCACCTGAGCAGCCACAACAACCACGGCCATTCCCACAGCCCCAGCCAGGACCACAACCCCAGCCAGGACCACCACCCCAGCCAGGACCACCACCAGGAGGGCAAGCTGCCCAGCGGTACCTCCATCTCATCCCCCTGGGCCTGCCACTCCCACAACAGCAGCCTCTCTAATAGCACTAACAACTCTGgctccaacacacacagacactcgctTGAGAGGAAGTACAAGTGCAGTATGTGCTCACGGGCGTTCACCACGTCCACTAAGCTCAACGTGCACTTCATGGGACACGTGGGGATGAAGCCGCACAAGTGTGAATACTGCAGCAAGGCCTTCAGTGATCCGAGCAACCTGAGGATGCACCTCAAGATACACACAG GTCAGAAGAACTACAGGTGTAATGTGTGTGAGAAGTCGTTCACTCAGAAGGCCCACATGGCGTCTCATATGGTGATTCACACGGGGGCCAAGAACTTCAAGTGTGACCTGTGTGACAGGATGTTCATCAGGAAGCAGGACCTTAAGCAGCACATGTTCACACATACACA AGAGCGTCAGATCCACTGCCCCAAGTGTGACAAACATTTCTTGAGGACCAACCACCTGAAGAAGCACATGAACTCCCATGAGGGCCGCCGGGACTACATCTGTGAGAAGTGTGAGAAGGGCTTCCTCACCAAATACCACCTCACCAGACACCTCAAGATCTGCAAAGGCCCCAAGACTGACCGAGGGGcccaggaagaggagggggaggaagaggatgatgaagatgatgacgaCGATGACGATgatgaagaggaaggagaggaagtaGAGAGACTGATAGATCCAGATAGCAGAGAGGACTGTGGGTTAGAGGGATATGATTCTGAGAAACCGTTGTCCCCACACAATTGA
- the LOC115180004 gene encoding transmembrane protein 209-like isoform X1, with protein MTPMKQEDMSTLIDRTMRMRREEQARQVVLAWAVLNVSLAGMIYTEMSGKLLSLYFSISYWPIWYIELAFASVFSLNALFDFWKYFKYTMAPSTIAVTPEQHRLLGLRNSGIQASPPLKQEKQEAQAPAQSSPLQGQSVLSFSPSRPASTSPKFSPSCVPGYSPLLSSPSTPGSGGHFSPSLAFGKLNFSPPTSYPSSIGPVDGTSLRARYRTSPSVFNSPGGKEDYMESLKTLDRFLRTEEEKSHRSQLGSPESVSPSHSPTFWNYSRSVGDYAQSLRKFQYQPACRSQAPSASKDETDLGSKQAAEEVWARITTSRLVVDSIDSWTAKLRNWINDTILVPLVKEMDSVNGQLRRMGCSELQIGEASIASLKQAAVLKVSVIPTMPAIVQYLDITPNQEYLVERIKELAHSGCMSSFRWNRGGDLKARKWDTDLPSDCAILMHVLCTYLDSRLPPHPKYPDGKTFTSQHFTQTPDKPVDVTNENLFCVHQSSTNPPHYQLIYQGHVYSLPKGRNNLFHTVLMFLFVIKTKESGMLGRVNLGLSGVNILWIFGD; from the exons ATGACCCCGATGAAACAGGAGGACATGTCTACTCTCATCGACAGGACGATGAGGATGAGAAGGGAGGAACAGGCGCGCCAGGTGGTCCTCGCCTGGGCAGTCCTCAATGTGTCGCTAGCTGGCATGATCTACACTGAGAT GTCAGGGAAACTGCTGAGCCTGTACTTCAGCATCTCTTACTGGCCTATCTGGTACATAG AGCTGGCCTTCGCCTCAGTCTTCAGCCTCAACGCCCTGTTTGACTTCTGGAAGTACTTCAAGTACACCATGGCCCCCTCTACCATCGCTGTTACCCCTGAACAGCACCGTCTCCTTGGCCTCAGAAACTCAG GTATCCAGGCATCACCCCCGCTGAAGCAAGAAAAGCAGGAGGCTCAAGCCCCGGCTCAGTCGTCACCCCTCCAGGGTCAGAGTGTGCTCAGCTTCAGTCCCTCCAGGCCGGCCAGCACCAGCCCCAAGTTCTCCCCCAGCTGTGTTCCCGGATACAGCCCCCTTTTGAGCAGCCCGTCCACCCCGGGCAGCGGGGGACACTTCTCCCCCTCCCTGGCCTTTGGAAAG TTGAACTTCAGCCCCCCCACATCCTACCCCAGCAGCATTGGCCCAGTGGATGGCACCAGCCTGAGGGCACGCTACCGTACCTCTCCCTCCGTGTTCAACTCCCCCGGGGGCAAGGAGGACTACATGGAGTCCCTGAAGACCCTGGACAGGTTCCTCCGCACCGAGGAGGAGAAGAGCCACCGCAGTCAGTTAG GGAGCCCAGAGTCGGTGTCGCCCTCCCACAGCCCCACGTTCTGGAACTATAGCCGCTCGGTGGGGGATTACGCCCAGAGCCTGAGGAAGTTCCAGTACCAGCCGGCCTGCCGCTCCCAGGCCCCCTCAGCCAGCAAGGACGAGACGGACCTGGGCTCCAAACAGGCTGCAGAGGAG GTTTGGGCCAGAATCACAACCAGTCGTCTCGTGGTGGACAGCATAGACAGCTGGACGGCCAAGCTCAGAAAT TGGATAAATGACACCATTCTAGTGCCACTTGTGAAGGAGATGGACTCAGTAAATGGCCAGCTCAGGAGAATGGGCTGCTCTGAGCTCCAGATTGGAG AAGCCAGTATAGCCAGTCTAAAACAGGCTGCTGTTTTGAAGGTCTCAGTCATCCCCACCATGCCTGCTATTGTGCAGTACCTGGACATCACCCCTAACCAAGAGTATCTAGTGGAGAGGATCAAAG AGCTGGCCCATAGTGGCTGCATGAGTTCTTTCCGCTGGAACAGGGGCGGGGATCTCAAAGCCAGGAAGTGGGACACCGACCTCCCTTCAGACTGCGCT ATCCTCATGCATGTGCTGTGCACATACCTGGACTCCCGACTCCCGCCTCACCCCAAGTACCCCGACGGAAAGACCTTCACCTCGCAGCACTTCACCCAGACGCCAGACAAACCTG TAGATGTGACGAATGAAAACCTCTTCTGCGTTCACCAAAGTAGCACAAATCCCCCGCACTACCAACTTATCTACCAGGGCCATGTCTACAGCCTGCCCAAG GGAAGGAACAACCTGTTCCACACTGTTCTCATGTTCCTCTTCGTCATCAAAACCAAGGAGTCTGGGATGCTGGG GAGAGTAAATCTGGGCCTTTCAGGAGTGAACATCCTGTGGATATTTGGGGACTGA
- the LOC115180004 gene encoding transmembrane protein 209-like isoform X3 produces the protein MSTLIDRTMRMRREEQARQVVLAWAVLNVSLAGMIYTEMSGKLLSLYFSISYWPIWYIELAFASVFSLNALFDFWKYFKYTMAPSTIAVTPEQHRLLGLRNSGIQASPPLKQEKQEAQAPAQSSPLQGQSVLSFSPSRPASTSPKFSPSCVPGYSPLLSSPSTPGSGGHFSPSLAFGKLNFSPPTSYPSSIGPVDGTSLRARYRTSPSVFNSPGGKEDYMESLKTLDRFLRTEEEKSHRSQLGSPESVSPSHSPTFWNYSRSVGDYAQSLRKFQYQPACRSQAPSASKDETDLGSKQAAEEVWARITTSRLVVDSIDSWTAKLRNWINDTILVPLVKEMDSVNGQLRRMGCSELQIGEASIASLKQAAVLKVSVIPTMPAIVQYLDITPNQEYLVERIKELAHSGCMSSFRWNRGGDLKARKWDTDLPSDCAILMHVLCTYLDSRLPPHPKYPDGKTFTSQHFTQTPDKPVDVTNENLFCVHQSSTNPPHYQLIYQGHVYSLPKGRNNLFHTVLMFLFVIKTKESGMLGRVNLGLSGVNILWIFGD, from the exons ATGTCTACTCTCATCGACAGGACGATGAGGATGAGAAGGGAGGAACAGGCGCGCCAGGTGGTCCTCGCCTGGGCAGTCCTCAATGTGTCGCTAGCTGGCATGATCTACACTGAGAT GTCAGGGAAACTGCTGAGCCTGTACTTCAGCATCTCTTACTGGCCTATCTGGTACATAG AGCTGGCCTTCGCCTCAGTCTTCAGCCTCAACGCCCTGTTTGACTTCTGGAAGTACTTCAAGTACACCATGGCCCCCTCTACCATCGCTGTTACCCCTGAACAGCACCGTCTCCTTGGCCTCAGAAACTCAG GTATCCAGGCATCACCCCCGCTGAAGCAAGAAAAGCAGGAGGCTCAAGCCCCGGCTCAGTCGTCACCCCTCCAGGGTCAGAGTGTGCTCAGCTTCAGTCCCTCCAGGCCGGCCAGCACCAGCCCCAAGTTCTCCCCCAGCTGTGTTCCCGGATACAGCCCCCTTTTGAGCAGCCCGTCCACCCCGGGCAGCGGGGGACACTTCTCCCCCTCCCTGGCCTTTGGAAAG TTGAACTTCAGCCCCCCCACATCCTACCCCAGCAGCATTGGCCCAGTGGATGGCACCAGCCTGAGGGCACGCTACCGTACCTCTCCCTCCGTGTTCAACTCCCCCGGGGGCAAGGAGGACTACATGGAGTCCCTGAAGACCCTGGACAGGTTCCTCCGCACCGAGGAGGAGAAGAGCCACCGCAGTCAGTTAG GGAGCCCAGAGTCGGTGTCGCCCTCCCACAGCCCCACGTTCTGGAACTATAGCCGCTCGGTGGGGGATTACGCCCAGAGCCTGAGGAAGTTCCAGTACCAGCCGGCCTGCCGCTCCCAGGCCCCCTCAGCCAGCAAGGACGAGACGGACCTGGGCTCCAAACAGGCTGCAGAGGAG GTTTGGGCCAGAATCACAACCAGTCGTCTCGTGGTGGACAGCATAGACAGCTGGACGGCCAAGCTCAGAAAT TGGATAAATGACACCATTCTAGTGCCACTTGTGAAGGAGATGGACTCAGTAAATGGCCAGCTCAGGAGAATGGGCTGCTCTGAGCTCCAGATTGGAG AAGCCAGTATAGCCAGTCTAAAACAGGCTGCTGTTTTGAAGGTCTCAGTCATCCCCACCATGCCTGCTATTGTGCAGTACCTGGACATCACCCCTAACCAAGAGTATCTAGTGGAGAGGATCAAAG AGCTGGCCCATAGTGGCTGCATGAGTTCTTTCCGCTGGAACAGGGGCGGGGATCTCAAAGCCAGGAAGTGGGACACCGACCTCCCTTCAGACTGCGCT ATCCTCATGCATGTGCTGTGCACATACCTGGACTCCCGACTCCCGCCTCACCCCAAGTACCCCGACGGAAAGACCTTCACCTCGCAGCACTTCACCCAGACGCCAGACAAACCTG TAGATGTGACGAATGAAAACCTCTTCTGCGTTCACCAAAGTAGCACAAATCCCCCGCACTACCAACTTATCTACCAGGGCCATGTCTACAGCCTGCCCAAG GGAAGGAACAACCTGTTCCACACTGTTCTCATGTTCCTCTTCGTCATCAAAACCAAGGAGTCTGGGATGCTGGG GAGAGTAAATCTGGGCCTTTCAGGAGTGAACATCCTGTGGATATTTGGGGACTGA
- the LOC115180004 gene encoding transmembrane protein 209-like isoform X2 yields MTPMKQEDMSTLIDRTMRMRREEQARQVVLAWAVLNVSLAGMIYTEMSGKLLSLYFSISYWPIWYIELAFASVFSLNALFDFWKYFKYTMAPSTIAVTPEQHRLLGLRNSGIQASPPLKQEKQEAQAPAQSSPLQGQSVLSFSPSRPASTSPKFSPSCVPGYSPLLSSPSTPGSGGHFSPSLAFGKLNFSPPTSYPSSIGPVDGTSLRARYRTSPSVFNSPGGKEDYMESLKTLDRFLRTEEEKSHRSQLGSPESVSPSHSPTFWNYSRSVGDYAQSLRKFQYQPACRSQAPSASKDETDLGSKQAAEEVWARITTSRLVVDSIDSWTAKLRNWINDTILVPLVKEMDSVNGQLRRMGCSELQIGEASIASLKQAAVLKVSVIPTMPAIVQYLDITPNQEYLVERIKELAHSGCMSSFRWNRGGDLKARKWDTDLPSDCAILMHVLCTYLDSRLPPHPKYPDGKTFTSQHFTQTPDKPDVTNENLFCVHQSSTNPPHYQLIYQGHVYSLPKGRNNLFHTVLMFLFVIKTKESGMLGRVNLGLSGVNILWIFGD; encoded by the exons ATGACCCCGATGAAACAGGAGGACATGTCTACTCTCATCGACAGGACGATGAGGATGAGAAGGGAGGAACAGGCGCGCCAGGTGGTCCTCGCCTGGGCAGTCCTCAATGTGTCGCTAGCTGGCATGATCTACACTGAGAT GTCAGGGAAACTGCTGAGCCTGTACTTCAGCATCTCTTACTGGCCTATCTGGTACATAG AGCTGGCCTTCGCCTCAGTCTTCAGCCTCAACGCCCTGTTTGACTTCTGGAAGTACTTCAAGTACACCATGGCCCCCTCTACCATCGCTGTTACCCCTGAACAGCACCGTCTCCTTGGCCTCAGAAACTCAG GTATCCAGGCATCACCCCCGCTGAAGCAAGAAAAGCAGGAGGCTCAAGCCCCGGCTCAGTCGTCACCCCTCCAGGGTCAGAGTGTGCTCAGCTTCAGTCCCTCCAGGCCGGCCAGCACCAGCCCCAAGTTCTCCCCCAGCTGTGTTCCCGGATACAGCCCCCTTTTGAGCAGCCCGTCCACCCCGGGCAGCGGGGGACACTTCTCCCCCTCCCTGGCCTTTGGAAAG TTGAACTTCAGCCCCCCCACATCCTACCCCAGCAGCATTGGCCCAGTGGATGGCACCAGCCTGAGGGCACGCTACCGTACCTCTCCCTCCGTGTTCAACTCCCCCGGGGGCAAGGAGGACTACATGGAGTCCCTGAAGACCCTGGACAGGTTCCTCCGCACCGAGGAGGAGAAGAGCCACCGCAGTCAGTTAG GGAGCCCAGAGTCGGTGTCGCCCTCCCACAGCCCCACGTTCTGGAACTATAGCCGCTCGGTGGGGGATTACGCCCAGAGCCTGAGGAAGTTCCAGTACCAGCCGGCCTGCCGCTCCCAGGCCCCCTCAGCCAGCAAGGACGAGACGGACCTGGGCTCCAAACAGGCTGCAGAGGAG GTTTGGGCCAGAATCACAACCAGTCGTCTCGTGGTGGACAGCATAGACAGCTGGACGGCCAAGCTCAGAAAT TGGATAAATGACACCATTCTAGTGCCACTTGTGAAGGAGATGGACTCAGTAAATGGCCAGCTCAGGAGAATGGGCTGCTCTGAGCTCCAGATTGGAG AAGCCAGTATAGCCAGTCTAAAACAGGCTGCTGTTTTGAAGGTCTCAGTCATCCCCACCATGCCTGCTATTGTGCAGTACCTGGACATCACCCCTAACCAAGAGTATCTAGTGGAGAGGATCAAAG AGCTGGCCCATAGTGGCTGCATGAGTTCTTTCCGCTGGAACAGGGGCGGGGATCTCAAAGCCAGGAAGTGGGACACCGACCTCCCTTCAGACTGCGCT ATCCTCATGCATGTGCTGTGCACATACCTGGACTCCCGACTCCCGCCTCACCCCAAGTACCCCGACGGAAAGACCTTCACCTCGCAGCACTTCACCCAGACGCCAGACAAACCTG ATGTGACGAATGAAAACCTCTTCTGCGTTCACCAAAGTAGCACAAATCCCCCGCACTACCAACTTATCTACCAGGGCCATGTCTACAGCCTGCCCAAG GGAAGGAACAACCTGTTCCACACTGTTCTCATGTTCCTCTTCGTCATCAAAACCAAGGAGTCTGGGATGCTGGG GAGAGTAAATCTGGGCCTTTCAGGAGTGAACATCCTGTGGATATTTGGGGACTGA